One Pirellulales bacterium genomic region harbors:
- a CDS encoding NADH-quinone oxidoreductase subunit A translates to DASPALTTDEGRVLADKLGHSPSASEAKESAVRSSAQQLAWLALVDILAFFAILLIGFAYVWRRGDLDWVRAVTQEPVAQPQRVPPSGTVERESVLLA, encoded by the coding sequence CGACGCATCGCCGGCTTTGACCACGGATGAGGGGCGAGTGTTGGCCGATAAGCTGGGGCACTCACCTTCCGCATCAGAAGCAAAGGAAAGTGCTGTCCGTTCTTCGGCCCAGCAATTGGCGTGGCTAGCTTTGGTTGACATTCTGGCGTTCTTTGCAATTTTATTGATCGGTTTTGCCTATGTTTGGCGACGCGGCGATTTGGATTGGGTTCGGGCAGTCACACAAGAACCCGTTGCGCAACCTCAGCGGGTACCCCCGTCGGGCACGGTGGAGCGCGAATCGGTATTGTTGGCATGA